In Cryptomeria japonica chromosome 10, Sugi_1.0, whole genome shotgun sequence, a genomic segment contains:
- the LOC131039447 gene encoding NDR1/HIN1-like protein 6 translates to MLKSARKSWKRKPKPGEEAQHSGPLADESLAAHADDPIGPPPPRTNVMMWCSVIFCAVVCIIIILGGLVVLISYLAFHPHIPKFNVMRGSLNSIILDQSFILSSDATLLIEAHNPNDKIQITYEYIKFELQFEKRTISKVSLVNAQIIQPPKNTTGFLLDMNTVALQLEAREGEDLSVLLQKNRIDFDLKGTIKTKSRFGSITSVKYWVYTSCKLAFSPPPVGNGTLLTRQCSSTK, encoded by the coding sequence ATGCTGAAATCTGCGAGGAAGAGCTGGAAGCGCAAGCCCAAACCAGGAGAGGAGGCGCAGCACTCAGGGCCCCTGGCAGATGAGTCCTTGGCAGCGCATGCAGATGATCCCATTGGCCCCCCTCCCCCTCGAACCAATGTCATGATGTGGTGCTCTGTAATCTTCTGTGCCGTCGTCTGCATTATCATTATCCTTGGTGGTCTTGTAGTCCTAATTAGCTACTTAGCCTTTCATCCCCACATACCCAAATTCAATGTGATGAGAGGGAGCCTCAACAGTATCATTCTGGACCAAAGCTTCATTCTGAGCTCTGATGCCACCCTCCTCATTGAAGCCCACAATCCCAATGACAAAATCCAGATTACTTATGAATACATCAAGTTTGAGCTCCAGTTTGAGAAGCGCACGATATCCAAAGTAAGCTTGGTGAATGCCCAAATCATTCAACCGCCCAAGAACACCACGGGGTTTCTTCTTGACATGAACACTGTGGCATTGCAATTGGAGGCCAGGGAAGGTGAAGATCTCAGTGTTTTGTTACAGAAGAACCGGATTGATTTCGACTTGAAAGGGACCATCAAGACCAAGTCCAGGTTTGGGAGTATTACTTCTGTCAAATATTGGGTGTATACTTCTTGTAAGTTGGCTTTTAGCCCTCCCCCTGTTGGTAATGGCACTCTTCTCACCCGCCAGTGTAGCTCAACCAAATGA